Genomic DNA from Paenibacillus donghaensis:
CACTGGTCTTCAGAATATGAATTAAGGTATCCGCGAACCCGGCCTGCACCATAAATGGATCGGTAATGATCAGCGCCCGGCGGTTATCGAGCAGCGTTAAATATTCAAGCGCACCTGAATCAAAATAAATCTCCGTCTTTACACAAAAGCGGTTCATTCCTCTGCCTCCGTTCCACGCCCTTCGTCGGTCTGCAAATCGTCCACAATCCCGACAATCGACATATCTGCGGATAAGCGGATGTCCTCATACATGGAGCTGCCCCAGTCAATCAGCACCAGGTCCCCCATTCCCGCGCCAACCATATCAATGGCAACGAACACTTCATCACCGGTAATTCTGCGCTTCTCGTCCACTGATTTGATCATAAGCAGCTTGGCGCCGATCAGCTTCTCACATTTCTGGGTAGAGACGACCTTGCCGATTACTGTAGCCAGATGCATGCTGTGATTCCTCCCTTATCCCATCAACTGCCGGAGCAGCTGCTGTACCATCGCTTCCAGTTCAGCCTCATTCATTGCTGCCGGTGCCGCCGCTGCTGCCGCTACTTCAGGCGTCCCCTGCTTCGCCGCACACACCGGCGCAGGCTCCCGCAAATCCTCCATCTCGCGCACACCATAAGCCAGCCGCCTGATATTCAGCAGGTTCATTGGCCCGATGTTATCCGATGTGGAGCTGCCGCCAACCGCACCGCAGCCCAGC
This window encodes:
- a CDS encoding EutN/CcmL family microcompartment protein, which gives rise to MHLATVIGKVVSTQKCEKLIGAKLLMIKSVDEKRRITGDEVFVAIDMVGAGMGDLVLIDWGSSMYEDIRLSADMSIVGIVDDLQTDEGRGTEAEE